One window of the Actinomycetota bacterium genome contains the following:
- a CDS encoding UTP--glucose-1-phosphate uridylyltransferase: protein MNHVVRKAVVPAAGLGTRFLPATKATPKEMLPIVDKPAIQYVVEEAVAAGLTDLLFITGRSKRPLEDHFDRNFELEASLGRKHDEEKLAMVTGPTDLARIHYVRQGDPLGLGHAVLMAEDHIGDEPFAVMLGDDLIDPRDPILPRMMQARARFGGSIVCLMEVPAQAISLYGCVAVDGDPIDGLVRVTDLVEKPDPASAPSNYAVIGRYLLDPSVFKVLQRTEPGRGGEIQLTDALRELATIPADQGGGVHGVVFSGRRYDTGDRLSYLQANVVLASEREDLGPDFRDWLRDFVASWP from the coding sequence ATGAATCATGTGGTGCGCAAGGCGGTCGTGCCCGCTGCAGGATTGGGTACCCGATTCCTGCCCGCGACGAAGGCAACGCCCAAGGAGATGCTGCCCATCGTCGACAAGCCGGCGATCCAGTACGTGGTGGAAGAAGCAGTCGCCGCAGGCCTCACCGACCTGTTGTTCATCACTGGGCGCAGCAAGCGCCCCCTTGAGGATCATTTCGACCGCAACTTCGAACTTGAAGCCTCCCTGGGCCGTAAGCACGATGAAGAGAAACTGGCCATGGTTACCGGGCCCACAGATCTGGCACGCATCCACTATGTGCGACAGGGAGATCCCCTTGGCCTTGGCCACGCGGTGCTGATGGCTGAGGATCACATTGGGGATGAACCTTTCGCAGTCATGCTGGGTGATGATCTGATTGATCCCCGCGATCCGATCCTGCCTCGCATGATGCAGGCTCGCGCCCGATTCGGCGGTTCGATCGTCTGCCTCATGGAAGTGCCTGCACAGGCGATCTCCCTGTACGGCTGTGTGGCCGTCGATGGAGATCCCATCGATGGGCTGGTGCGGGTGACTGATCTCGTTGAGAAGCCTGACCCAGCATCCGCGCCGAGCAATTACGCGGTGATTGGTCGCTACTTGCTGGACCCCTCGGTCTTCAAGGTTCTCCAGCGCACTGAGCCCGGTCGCGGCGGGGAGATTCAGCTGACTGATGCCCTTCGTGAGCTTGCCACTATTCCGGCTGATCAAGGTGGCGGCGTGCACGGGGTGGTCTTCAGCGGTCGCCGTTACGACACCGGCGATCGGCTCTCCTACCTCCAGGCCAATGTCGTGCTGGCTTCTGAGCGCGAAGATCTTGGCCCGGATTTTCGCGACTGGCTGCGCGACTTCGTCGCTTCCTGGCCGTGA
- a CDS encoding GNAT family protein yields the protein MAVNWEATLVEGRVGLRPIGRRDGRMWREVRRRNVDWLEEWEATVPIEGLESGEIPASFGMMVRSMHRSARAGRVIPWVVTYDGVFVGQLTVGGIAYGSLRSAYIGYWIDKDVAGKGIMPTAVAMALDYCIEQLRLHRVEIHIRPENAASRRVVEKLGIPEEGLRRSYLHIAGDWRDHICYALVEGDRPESVLAGWRAIQPN from the coding sequence CTGGCCGTGAACTGGGAAGCCACCCTTGTCGAGGGTCGAGTAGGGCTTCGCCCGATTGGTCGACGCGATGGTCGGATGTGGCGTGAAGTGCGCCGACGCAATGTTGACTGGTTGGAGGAGTGGGAAGCCACTGTTCCCATCGAGGGCCTTGAGTCAGGAGAGATCCCAGCCAGCTTCGGCATGATGGTGCGCTCGATGCATCGCAGCGCTCGAGCGGGGCGAGTCATCCCCTGGGTGGTCACTTATGACGGCGTATTCGTGGGGCAATTGACTGTGGGCGGCATTGCCTACGGCTCCCTGCGATCGGCCTACATCGGCTATTGGATCGACAAAGATGTTGCGGGGAAAGGCATCATGCCCACCGCGGTTGCCATGGCGCTGGACTATTGCATCGAGCAGTTGCGGCTTCATCGGGTGGAGATTCACATCCGTCCAGAGAATGCGGCTTCACGGCGGGTAGTGGAAAAACTCGGCATTCCAGAAGAAGGACTGCGCCGTTCCTACCTGCATATCGCCGGCGACTGGCGCGATCACATCTGTTACGCCTTGGTGGAAGGCGATCGTCCCGAAAGTGTCCTCGCCGGCTGGCGCGCGATACAGCCGAATTGA
- a CDS encoding PPOX class F420-dependent oxidoreductase encodes MTDRAIPETHHDLLDTPISVALATVGPTGYPQVTYVWVIREGNTLVISLPEARQKTKNLRARPKATIFAADPNNPFRTLEIRGDVTINPDPTLATLTEVLAAYGGTLDKFAGPTQDRVTVRLQPTRVVTQG; translated from the coding sequence ATGACCGATCGCGCGATTCCAGAGACCCACCACGACCTGCTTGATACTCCGATCTCGGTGGCATTGGCCACCGTCGGCCCCACGGGCTACCCCCAGGTCACCTATGTCTGGGTGATCCGCGAGGGAAATACTCTTGTGATCTCGCTGCCCGAGGCACGCCAGAAGACGAAGAACCTACGAGCGCGACCCAAGGCAACCATCTTCGCCGCCGACCCGAACAATCCCTTCCGCACTCTGGAAATTCGCGGTGATGTGACCATCAACCCTGATCCGACGCTGGCCACCCTCACCGAGGTGCTCGCCGCCTACGGCGGCACTCTGGACAAGTTCGCCGGGCCGACCCAGGACCGCGTCACTGTCCGATTGCAGCCCACGCGAGTGGTCACGCAAGGCTGA
- a CDS encoding phospholipid carrier-dependent glycosyltransferase, with product MLLARDTASLGKRLVPSMPQSSGWFSALLVTAIGAVLRLWNLGQPHAVNFDETYYPKDALALLRFGVEQATVADADKILLASDGNWQNVDIFTGAAAFIVHPPLGKWIIGLGELALGVTPTGWRIAVAIVGIISVLLTARIARRLTRSNLVGLLAGLFVALDGMHIVMSRTGLLDIMLGFFVLIAFGCFLMDRDQVRGRLAALIRAEGLQATATTWGPKLGLRPWRWAGALALGLGCSVKWSGIWFAFAFIAMTLVWDVSARRAVGVERPWRATILRGLPVTVLVSGAIIIATYLASWTGWFISDSGWDRNWAEGSGIAASLSSLWHYHAEMWNFHVGLTTEHAYASNPWGWLLQARPTSFYWNNVTDRSQGCPTDNCAAEVLALGNPVIWWAGILAIVYQVWRWLGKRDWRSAAVLVAIAAGWLPWMLYLNRTIFTFYTVVFMPFIAIALAMSAAALLGSETASALRKRRGMIAIGVLVGAVIVVAWWLYPVWTGELLPYNEWQQRMWMPSWV from the coding sequence GTGCTGCTGGCTCGAGACACCGCCTCCCTAGGGAAGCGTCTTGTGCCATCCATGCCGCAGTCCTCAGGATGGTTCAGCGCGCTGTTGGTGACAGCCATCGGCGCAGTGCTCCGGCTCTGGAATCTTGGTCAACCGCACGCAGTCAATTTTGATGAGACCTACTACCCCAAGGACGCCCTAGCGCTGCTCCGCTTCGGGGTGGAGCAGGCAACGGTCGCGGACGCAGACAAGATCCTGCTGGCTTCAGACGGCAATTGGCAGAACGTCGACATCTTCACAGGCGCAGCCGCGTTCATCGTCCACCCACCTTTAGGCAAGTGGATCATCGGCCTTGGCGAGTTGGCCCTGGGAGTCACGCCCACCGGCTGGCGAATCGCCGTTGCAATCGTCGGCATCATCTCGGTGTTGCTCACCGCGCGCATAGCGCGGAGATTGACGCGATCCAATCTCGTTGGCTTGCTTGCCGGACTCTTCGTTGCCCTCGATGGCATGCACATCGTGATGAGCCGCACAGGACTGCTCGACATCATGCTCGGCTTCTTCGTGCTGATTGCCTTCGGTTGCTTCTTGATGGACCGTGATCAAGTGCGCGGGCGCCTCGCGGCACTGATTCGGGCTGAAGGCCTGCAAGCCACTGCCACCACATGGGGACCCAAGCTCGGCTTGCGACCCTGGCGATGGGCTGGTGCACTGGCGCTTGGACTTGGCTGCAGTGTGAAGTGGTCTGGTATTTGGTTTGCCTTTGCCTTCATCGCGATGACCCTTGTCTGGGATGTCTCCGCGCGGCGGGCCGTTGGTGTCGAACGGCCTTGGCGTGCAACGATTCTTCGCGGCCTTCCAGTAACCGTGCTCGTCAGCGGAGCAATCATCATCGCGACCTATCTCGCGTCGTGGACCGGCTGGTTCATCAGTGACAGCGGCTGGGATCGCAATTGGGCCGAGGGCTCAGGCATTGCTGCATCACTGAGTTCGCTGTGGCACTACCACGCGGAGATGTGGAACTTCCATGTCGGCTTGACGACCGAGCACGCATACGCCAGCAATCCATGGGGGTGGCTGTTGCAGGCACGTCCGACCTCCTTCTACTGGAACAACGTCACGGATCGAAGTCAGGGCTGTCCGACGGACAACTGCGCCGCCGAGGTACTGGCGCTTGGCAATCCGGTGATCTGGTGGGCGGGGATTCTGGCAATCGTCTATCAGGTCTGGCGCTGGCTCGGCAAGCGCGACTGGCGATCAGCGGCCGTGCTCGTGGCCATTGCAGCCGGCTGGCTGCCGTGGATGCTGTACCTGAATCGCACAATCTTCACCTTCTACACCGTGGTCTTCATGCCCTTCATCGCGATCGCCCTGGCGATGTCGGCAGCCGCACTGCTGGGATCTGAAACAGCATCAGCTCTGCGCAAACGACGCGGCATGATCGCGATCGGTGTGCTCGTTGGCGCAGTGATTGTGGTGGCCTGGTGGCTCTATCCGGTGTGGACCGGTGAGCTGCTGCCGTACAACGAATGGCAACAGCGAATGTGGATGCCCAGCTGGGTATAG
- the rsmI gene encoding 16S rRNA (cytidine(1402)-2'-O)-methyltransferase, with protein MAVASEIPEIENESPIGRIVLAATPLGNVGDASARLIGLLETADVIAAEDTRRLRRLADGLGVILGGRVVSYYDANEKQRAVELVDAALAGAIVLVVTDAGMPSVSDPGYRVVAEAVQRGVPVTAAPGPSAVLMALAVSGLPVDRFCFEGFLPRKGGERQARIDELKSEVRTMVFFEAPHRLAAMLTALSAGLGPDRLAAVCRELTKTYEEVIRGTLESLVTWAADGVRGECTVVVSGASVDELRAARGLVTPQEWVAEVRRREEGGIERKSAIAEVAREVGVARREVYDAVIQSKAAQP; from the coding sequence GTGGCGGTCGCATCGGAGATTCCAGAGATTGAGAACGAGAGTCCGATCGGTCGCATCGTTCTTGCCGCCACTCCGCTAGGCAATGTGGGTGATGCCTCTGCCCGGCTGATCGGTCTGCTCGAAACGGCCGACGTGATCGCCGCCGAAGACACCCGCCGCCTTCGCCGCCTTGCTGATGGGCTGGGCGTCATCTTGGGTGGTCGGGTGGTGTCGTACTACGACGCCAACGAGAAGCAGCGAGCAGTCGAATTGGTTGATGCGGCACTTGCCGGCGCCATCGTGCTCGTCGTCACGGACGCCGGTATGCCCTCAGTCAGTGATCCGGGCTATCGAGTGGTCGCTGAAGCAGTACAGCGTGGGGTGCCGGTCACTGCTGCGCCGGGGCCTTCGGCAGTACTCATGGCTCTTGCTGTCTCGGGACTTCCCGTTGATCGCTTCTGCTTTGAAGGCTTTCTGCCACGCAAAGGTGGCGAGCGTCAGGCTCGTATTGATGAGCTCAAGTCCGAAGTGCGCACGATGGTCTTCTTCGAGGCACCGCATCGCCTTGCAGCGATGCTCACGGCTCTGTCCGCTGGGCTAGGCCCTGACCGCTTGGCAGCAGTCTGCCGTGAGCTGACCAAGACCTATGAAGAAGTGATCCGAGGGACTCTGGAGTCATTGGTGACCTGGGCGGCCGACGGTGTTCGAGGAGAGTGCACCGTTGTCGTGTCGGGAGCATCTGTTGACGAGTTGCGCGCAGCGCGTGGCTTGGTTACCCCGCAGGAGTGGGTTGCCGAGGTGCGTCGTCGCGAGGAAGGCGGAATTGAGCGGAAGTCGGCAATTGCCGAAGTGGCTCGCGAAGTCGGTGTTGCGCGGCGAGAGGTCTACGACGCTGTCATCCAGTCGAAGGCAGCCCAACCGTAG
- the metG gene encoding methionine--tRNA ligase, with amino-acid sequence MASIDPSARFYVTTPIYYVNDAPHIGHAYTTTAGDFLTRWHRQRGEDVWYLTGVDEHGTKVQRAADAGGVTPQQWVDRLVESEWLPVLKTVDAANDDFIRTTEPRHLASVQKFWEAVRENGFVYAAPYEGPYCVGCEEFKFAADLIPGTGEYAGEQVCPIHGRPVEHVLEDNWFFQLSAFGERLIAHYEAHPEAVQPQSAYNEVMSFLRGGLVDISMSRSSVNWGVPLPWDSKQVVYVWFDALLNYLTAVGYGEDPESEAGQQFAATWPADVHLVGKDILRFHAIYWPAMLMAADLPLPKQVFAHGWLLVGGEKMSKSKLTGIAPSQIIDHFGSDAFRYYFLRSIQFGQDGSFSWEEMSARYTAELANGLGNLASRGTAMVNRYCEGLLPAAGVQGAAEKALSDHLARVVVEAEAAMDLLDFSAAIVAIKGFVDAVNMYVTEQEPWVLAKDETQIARLHAVLYAICESLRAMAVLYFPLMPKAMADLWSQLGAEAALGPIDEQRVGDVARWGQLPQGTLITKGNGLFPRLEEVGE; translated from the coding sequence ATGGCTTCGATTGACCCTTCGGCTCGTTTCTATGTGACAACACCGATCTATTACGTCAACGATGCCCCACACATCGGCCACGCATATACGACAACAGCGGGAGATTTCCTGACTCGCTGGCATCGTCAGCGAGGCGAGGATGTCTGGTACCTCACCGGCGTCGATGAGCACGGCACCAAGGTGCAAAGAGCCGCTGATGCCGGCGGCGTGACTCCCCAGCAGTGGGTTGATCGTCTCGTTGAATCCGAATGGCTTCCGGTTCTGAAGACCGTTGATGCCGCAAACGATGACTTCATCCGCACCACCGAACCGCGCCACCTTGCTTCCGTACAGAAGTTCTGGGAGGCCGTGCGCGAAAACGGATTCGTGTACGCAGCTCCCTATGAAGGTCCGTACTGCGTGGGCTGCGAGGAGTTCAAATTCGCTGCAGACTTGATTCCTGGCACCGGCGAATACGCGGGTGAGCAGGTCTGTCCGATCCACGGTCGCCCAGTTGAGCACGTGCTCGAGGACAACTGGTTCTTTCAGTTATCTGCCTTCGGCGAGCGCTTGATCGCTCATTACGAGGCCCACCCTGAAGCTGTGCAGCCGCAGAGCGCCTACAACGAAGTGATGAGTTTTCTTCGTGGTGGACTCGTGGACATCTCGATGTCGCGGTCAAGTGTGAATTGGGGAGTTCCACTGCCATGGGATTCCAAGCAAGTGGTCTATGTGTGGTTTGACGCGCTGCTGAACTACCTGACTGCGGTTGGCTACGGCGAGGATCCCGAATCTGAAGCCGGCCAGCAGTTTGCTGCGACCTGGCCCGCTGATGTGCATCTTGTGGGCAAGGACATCCTGCGATTCCACGCCATCTATTGGCCCGCAATGCTGATGGCCGCTGACCTGCCCCTGCCCAAGCAGGTCTTTGCGCATGGCTGGCTGCTCGTGGGTGGCGAAAAGATGTCCAAGAGCAAACTCACCGGTATCGCCCCCTCGCAGATCATCGATCACTTTGGCTCCGACGCCTTCCGCTACTACTTCCTGCGCTCGATCCAGTTTGGTCAGGACGGCTCCTTCTCATGGGAGGAGATGAGCGCTCGCTACACGGCAGAGCTGGCCAATGGTCTTGGCAATCTGGCCTCTCGTGGCACGGCCATGGTCAATCGCTATTGCGAAGGCCTGCTGCCTGCTGCAGGTGTCCAAGGCGCAGCAGAGAAGGCATTGAGTGATCACCTCGCGCGCGTGGTGGTTGAGGCTGAAGCCGCCATGGATCTTCTCGACTTCTCGGCGGCCATCGTCGCGATCAAGGGCTTTGTCGATGCGGTGAACATGTATGTCACCGAGCAGGAGCCTTGGGTGCTGGCCAAGGACGAAACGCAGATTGCTCGTTTGCACGCTGTGCTGTATGCAATCTGTGAGTCCCTGCGAGCGATGGCAGTGCTCTACTTCCCTTTGATGCCCAAGGCGATGGCTGATCTTTGGTCGCAGCTGGGGGCCGAAGCCGCTCTTGGTCCCATCGATGAACAGCGTGTCGGCGATGTTGCACGATGGGGTCAATTGCCCCAAGGGACGCTGATCACCAAGGGCAACGGCCTGTTCCCCCGACTGGAGGAGGTTGGGGAATGA
- a CDS encoding TatD family hydrolase, producing the protein MTLAPPEQLAVPVIDTHCHLDIHDQHLHGGALPDPDTLIELAASVGVTRIVQIGCDLESARLSIALARSRPSLAVGVGLHPNEAPRIYVDEGRAALDAAYLAIEVMAGDDVVRAVGETGLDYFRAEEELRPIQQESFRRHIAIAKKLNKTLVIHDRESHQDVMDILMGEGAPERVVFHCFSGDAAMARFCSEQGWFISFAGVVTFKPAQELRDAAAVVPDDLILVETDAPYLTPVPHRGKPNASYLMPHTVRTLAQVRGTDESALGALLWANAQRAFGAW; encoded by the coding sequence ATGACGCTTGCGCCTCCAGAGCAACTGGCAGTGCCCGTCATCGATACGCATTGTCATCTCGACATTCATGATCAGCATCTGCATGGGGGAGCGCTGCCAGACCCAGACACCTTGATCGAATTGGCCGCGTCTGTTGGCGTTACCCGGATCGTGCAGATCGGTTGCGACCTTGAATCTGCTCGGCTGTCCATCGCCCTCGCGCGCTCCCGACCTTCGCTGGCAGTCGGTGTGGGGCTGCATCCAAATGAGGCTCCGCGCATCTACGTCGACGAGGGGCGCGCTGCATTGGATGCCGCATACCTTGCCATCGAAGTCATGGCCGGCGATGACGTTGTTCGTGCGGTTGGTGAAACTGGCCTTGACTACTTTCGCGCTGAAGAAGAGCTGCGGCCGATTCAGCAGGAGTCCTTCCGACGCCACATTGCAATCGCCAAAAAGCTCAACAAGACTCTCGTGATTCATGATCGTGAATCACATCAGGATGTGATGGACATACTGATGGGTGAAGGCGCTCCCGAGCGAGTGGTGTTCCACTGCTTCAGCGGTGATGCAGCCATGGCGCGCTTCTGCTCAGAGCAGGGGTGGTTCATCTCATTTGCAGGTGTCGTCACTTTCAAGCCCGCCCAGGAATTGCGCGATGCAGCCGCGGTTGTTCCCGATGATCTGATTCTGGTGGAAACCGATGCTCCATATCTGACGCCCGTGCCGCATCGAGGCAAGCCCAATGCCTCGTATCTGATGCCGCACACTGTGCGCACTTTGGCGCAGGTGCGTGGCACGGATGAGTCCGCACTTGGTGCATTGCTCTGGGCCAATGCACAACGAGCCTTCGGCGCCTGGTGA
- the rsmA gene encoding 16S rRNA (adenine(1518)-N(6)/adenine(1519)-N(6))-dimethyltransferase RsmA, whose protein sequence is MELRPTKRRGQNFVIDPNTVQRIVRLADLPAGCAVLEIGPGLGSLTLALLQADHPVVAVEIEKALANQLPLTVGAHLPERSADLTVIEADALHVTELPRPVAALVANLPYNISVPVLLYYLQHFPDIERMLVMVQKEVADRLAAGPGSRVYGAPSVKARWFGTLELVGTVGRTVFWPEPNIDSGLVRLVRTAPPPCAVSRKEVFAVVDAAFGQRRKSLRGALAQFAGSADRAEVALRTAGIDPAARGETLDVVQFARLAECLQHG, encoded by the coding sequence ATGGAGCTTCGACCAACAAAAAGGCGAGGGCAGAACTTCGTCATCGACCCCAACACCGTGCAACGCATTGTTCGGCTTGCTGACCTGCCCGCTGGGTGCGCAGTCCTTGAGATCGGCCCTGGCCTTGGCAGCCTGACTCTTGCCCTACTCCAAGCGGATCATCCGGTTGTTGCAGTTGAGATTGAAAAGGCACTGGCGAATCAACTGCCGCTGACTGTGGGTGCGCACCTGCCTGAACGTTCTGCGGATCTCACGGTCATTGAGGCCGATGCACTGCACGTCACCGAACTGCCGAGGCCGGTTGCGGCGCTCGTGGCGAATCTGCCGTACAACATTTCAGTGCCAGTGCTCCTGTACTACCTGCAGCACTTTCCTGACATTGAGCGAATGCTGGTGATGGTGCAGAAGGAAGTTGCTGATCGACTGGCTGCAGGCCCTGGCTCTCGTGTCTACGGAGCACCGAGTGTCAAGGCGCGATGGTTCGGCACTCTTGAACTTGTCGGGACAGTTGGCCGGACGGTGTTCTGGCCTGAGCCGAATATCGACTCTGGTCTTGTCCGCTTGGTGCGCACAGCACCACCCCCCTGTGCTGTATCTCGCAAGGAAGTCTTCGCTGTAGTGGATGCCGCCTTCGGACAGCGGCGGAAATCTCTGCGGGGGGCATTGGCGCAATTTGCTGGTTCTGCTGATCGTGCCGAAGTCGCCTTGCGCACGGCAGGCATCGATCCTGCCGCCCGTGGCGAGACTCTCGATGTCGTGCAATTCGCGCGCCTTGCCGAATGTCTCCAGCACGGGTGA
- a CDS encoding 4-(cytidine 5'-diphospho)-2-C-methyl-D-erythritol kinase: MASDEVSVRVPAKVNLQLSVGPARADGFHDLATVFHAVGLHDEVKVRQRTAGSGIAISCTGEGQAHVPLDSSNLAWQAAALLAQTARLEPDIEIWINKSIPVAGGMAGGSADAAATLLACDALWKLDSPRSVLDRLCAELGSDVTFALHGGTAIGTGRGEQLTGVLAQGTFNWVFALAGEGLSTAAVYAECDRLRAGQEVPPPTVSESLMQALRAGDPVLLGKSLHNDLQPAAFSLRPSLKRVIEAGEEAGALGGIVSGSGPSCAFLARSAEHALDIAVSLTSTGIVRSVKRTFGPVPGARIS; this comes from the coding sequence ATGGCCAGCGACGAGGTGAGCGTCCGCGTTCCCGCAAAGGTCAATCTGCAACTCTCAGTTGGTCCCGCCCGAGCTGATGGCTTCCATGACCTCGCGACGGTCTTTCATGCGGTGGGACTGCATGATGAAGTGAAAGTTCGGCAGCGCACTGCTGGCAGCGGTATTGCCATCAGTTGCACAGGCGAGGGCCAGGCCCATGTTCCATTGGACTCCAGCAATCTGGCCTGGCAGGCAGCTGCACTCCTGGCGCAGACCGCTCGGCTGGAGCCAGACATCGAAATCTGGATCAACAAGAGCATCCCAGTGGCCGGCGGTATGGCCGGCGGAAGCGCGGATGCAGCAGCCACCCTGCTTGCCTGCGACGCCCTATGGAAACTGGATTCGCCCAGATCAGTGCTTGATCGGCTCTGCGCGGAACTCGGTTCGGACGTGACCTTTGCGCTGCACGGCGGAACGGCAATTGGTACCGGCCGTGGTGAGCAACTCACCGGCGTGCTTGCACAAGGAACCTTCAACTGGGTCTTTGCCCTCGCCGGAGAGGGACTTTCAACTGCAGCGGTCTATGCCGAATGTGATCGTCTTCGGGCTGGCCAGGAAGTCCCCCCGCCCACCGTTTCGGAATCCTTGATGCAGGCACTGCGCGCAGGTGATCCCGTGCTGTTGGGCAAGTCCTTGCACAACGATCTTCAGCCTGCGGCCTTCTCCTTGCGACCTTCGCTCAAGCGAGTGATTGAAGCCGGTGAAGAGGCGGGAGCGCTTGGCGGCATCGTTTCGGGCAGCGGTCCAAGCTGTGCATTTCTTGCCCGATCGGCTGAACATGCACTTGATATCGCCGTCAGTTTGACTTCGACAGGCATTGTTCGATCAGTGAAGCGCACCTTTGGACCGGTGCCAGGAGCACGGATCAGCTAG
- a CDS encoding TetR/AcrR family transcriptional regulator — MTGNERREQLITIARRLFAAKGFESVSVEEIAAKADVSKPVVYEHFGGKEGLYAVIVDREMNDLLLTISEALNPTVDTPMNARILLERAAMALFDYIEADPDGFRILVRDAPTMRESDQHSIAVQHSPSFASVISDIAAHVQDLLAAQFKAHKINTKLAPMYSQMLVGMVALTGQWWLDERKPKKDEVVANVINLAWNGLGNMDPKPKLISKSR, encoded by the coding sequence ATGACGGGCAATGAGCGCCGCGAGCAACTGATCACCATTGCTCGACGGCTCTTTGCTGCCAAGGGTTTCGAATCGGTCAGCGTCGAGGAGATAGCGGCGAAGGCAGATGTCTCCAAGCCCGTGGTCTACGAGCACTTCGGCGGCAAAGAGGGGCTGTACGCCGTCATTGTCGATCGTGAGATGAACGACTTGCTGTTGACCATCAGCGAAGCGCTGAACCCAACTGTCGACACACCTATGAATGCACGCATCCTGCTTGAGCGCGCTGCGATGGCACTGTTCGACTACATCGAAGCCGATCCTGATGGCTTCCGCATTTTGGTGCGCGATGCGCCCACGATGCGTGAATCCGATCAGCACTCAATCGCCGTGCAGCACTCGCCTTCGTTTGCCAGCGTCATCAGCGACATAGCCGCGCATGTGCAAGACCTCCTCGCAGCGCAGTTCAAGGCGCACAAGATCAACACCAAGCTCGCGCCGATGTACTCGCAAATGCTCGTGGGCATGGTGGCACTCACTGGTCAGTGGTGGCTCGATGAGCGCAAGCCCAAGAAGGACGAGGTCGTGGCCAATGTCATCAACCTGGCCTGGAACGGGCTGGGCAATATGGATCCCAAGCCCAAGCTCATCAGCAAGTCGCGCTAG
- a CDS encoding acyl-CoA desaturase, which produces MSVSPSADPIDSAPPEGPDELLQPQALWMRITIGIFVVVPFLAVLAVIPVAWGGWLSWVDVALFIVFWAITGLGITVGYHRFFTHGSFKAGRGIKIMLAIMGSYALEGSISQWVADHRKHHKYSDMPGDPHSPWLEGDGRGSLLKGFWHAHVGWLFDKEQTPVAQYAPDIQNDPDLELLTKWYPALVVGSLLLPAVLGGLITWSWAGAITAFFWAGLVRVAFVHHVTWGINSACHIWGKHHFKSRDRSTNVWWLAIPSCGESWHSLHHAEPTSARHGVLKGQVDIAAVFIRALERMKLVNDVRWPKPERLVRKLTDPTMAPRIRGYQKQA; this is translated from the coding sequence ATGTCCGTTTCACCGTCCGCAGACCCCATTGACTCCGCTCCCCCGGAGGGCCCCGACGAGCTGCTGCAGCCGCAGGCTCTTTGGATGCGCATCACTATCGGCATTTTTGTCGTCGTTCCGTTCCTGGCCGTGCTTGCTGTCATACCTGTTGCCTGGGGCGGCTGGCTCTCGTGGGTCGACGTCGCGCTCTTCATCGTGTTCTGGGCTATTACCGGCTTGGGCATCACAGTCGGCTACCACCGCTTCTTCACACACGGGTCGTTCAAGGCCGGTCGCGGCATCAAGATCATGCTCGCGATCATGGGCTCCTACGCCCTCGAGGGTTCCATCTCGCAGTGGGTTGCCGACCACCGCAAGCATCACAAGTACTCCGATATGCCGGGCGACCCGCACTCGCCTTGGCTCGAGGGCGACGGCCGCGGCTCACTGCTCAAGGGCTTCTGGCATGCGCACGTCGGCTGGTTATTCGACAAGGAGCAGACTCCTGTTGCGCAATATGCACCCGACATCCAGAACGATCCCGACCTTGAGCTGCTCACCAAGTGGTATCCCGCACTCGTAGTCGGATCCTTGTTGCTGCCTGCTGTCCTCGGCGGTCTGATCACGTGGTCATGGGCCGGAGCCATCACTGCCTTCTTCTGGGCCGGGCTCGTGCGCGTCGCCTTCGTCCATCACGTCACTTGGGGAATCAACTCGGCTTGCCACATCTGGGGCAAGCATCACTTCAAGTCCCGTGACCGCTCGACCAACGTGTGGTGGCTGGCGATTCCGTCCTGCGGCGAGTCCTGGCACAGCCTGCACCATGCCGAGCCCACCTCCGCCCGTCACGGCGTGCTCAAGGGACAGGTCGATATCGCTGCGGTCTTCATTCGCGCGCTTGAGCGCATGAAACTCGTGAACGACGTCAGATGGCCCAAGCCTGAGCGACTGGTACGCAAGCTCACTGATCCGACGATGGCACCGCGCATCCGCGGGTACCAAAAGCAGGCCTAA